The window taaaatagttaatgcaaaatttttgttttcaaccACAACCCGCTAAGTATTGAAAAACCAATATTTtacatgtatacatatacgaGTATGCGTGTGTGTCGGTATGTACAATTTCAGTATTCTTAAATAAAGTTACTCAAcgatattaaaaaaaaaaaaaacagatttatGTAGATAGTGAGAACCGAAAAGTTATATAGTTTACTTATGTGTCACGTGTTTGGGGTTGGGCGAAAGGTCATAACtggaaataaataaagaagTATATTTCGATTGCTGTTGCATTTTGAAGCCAAAAAGGGTTTTGCCACCCCTACGCaaaaatgtatacatacacTGTACGTGGGTGCCTAACACAAATCAAACAAAGATGTTTAAGTCTTTGTGCAACAATTTACTCTACGATCCCACAAGACTCTACTAAAGAAAAGCTTGGTGAAATGTGCGATTCGAAATTGTAAACTTTATTTAAACTGTAAAACCTCAGGTTATGTGGTGGGTTTGATAAATTTGGTTAATTGTAATGTAACTTTAgatttgaaatgcattttgGCCTTTACAATATTGAGCGGGTTTAGAAACAAATAGTATGCGGCAGTGCCGGATAAGCCAACATATAAGTTTTCGGAGTCTTAATGCATTTTAGATGTTTTCCAATGCTAATGTTAAGACATGAATGGCAATATTTATAGAATCCCAAAgatattgttttctttttgaataaGTTTGTCGTCTATGCAGATTGAATAAAATCCTCttcgttgttttttcttaCTAATTTTCGTTAGGATAGTACTTAGAGATGTTTCCATTGTGTTTGATTTTCAGAATTGTATTTGGCTTATAACAGCGATGCAAGAAGAATGCATTAGCATAAGTTCGTCATGTATTTTATCGCCCAAGTCACTGTTAACTTCTATGTTCTCacatttttggttaataaaAACATGGTAAACAAAAATTCGAATAATACAGTATACATTTAACTATTCTAAGACTAACTAAAACAGAAACGGAATGAACTCTGCAATTTTAAGTGGCCACCACCTATagatacataagtatgtaacTCACGTATTCGATTACACGTGATCGATTAAAGAATCAAAACACTACTTTTCTCATGTTTTATATGTAATGTGtaggttttttttcctttgcaACATTTCACACATCAGCTTATATTTAGTACGTACTTGTGTATCTTTTGCACTAAATTTAAGTGCAGTTTAAGTGGCAAGTCAAACAATACTAGAGTAGTTCTATGTATTTTGAAGGCAGAATAAAAATCCAACACTCAACATCAACCAAATAGCTATGTATACATAAGTAGGGGAAATGTGGGTAATGAGAAACGAAAGCTAAAGAACAATACAATTGTTGTTGGGTAAGAGAGACTATGACTGTGTTCTAAACGAAATTACGGTGAGTTCtaatatagagagagagatatatagGGAGGAGTgatgatttattttttaggAGCGTTAAGAAAGGGTCGGTATGTATACCTTGAGGGAATTTCGTTGCATTTCGGGCTCAGTATGCTATCAGAACACTTCACTGAAGCAGACGCAGCAGCATTCGCAGAGGTAGGAGCGACatttttgttgtggttgttgttgttcgaaAGTTGATAGTTATTATTGTTGGTAGTTGGAAAACcatattgaaatttattagCTCGAACTGCAGGCTTTTGTAGTTGGTTACTAGATAAGGTAGTTGGGAGCGAACTAGACGGATGGACGGCAGCAGCGGCAATTGACGACTTTATTACGTTATTCACCCTCGAAGCGCGAGTTGTGGCAGGTGCAAACACATTTGGGATAATTGTTGTTGAaattgttgtcgttgttatAATTGGGGGAATTTTGACAGTTGTAATATTAGAAGTGCTTAAAGTGCTAGTTGGAGTAGGAATAGGATCTGTAACTAAGACGTTCAAAGTGGAGGAAGTGAAGTGAGTTTTAGATTGATTGGGGATTAATTTGGAGGAAGATCTGGAAGGTTGAGAGGGGGAAGGAGAAAATGTCGAAGGGCGCAACGTAGTCGTGGTCGTTGGTATGTAAAGTTGCTTAATTTCATCAACAGCCGCACGTATTTCTGGTACGGAAAATTCATTGACAAATTGAGATGAGCCACTCTCATTGCTATCACTTCCGCTTCCAGAAAGAAACTGTTGGAGTTGTTCTAACACATTGGCAGTTCGGAATTTATGATTCCTGCCGCTTACTGCAGTTATATAGCCTGCATTCTGTAAACTGTCTGCCAATGTGCGCTCTGCCATTTGCTGACGATACTTGTTTGAGTAAAGGAACTTGACTGACGATCTATCGCCAATGTCTGCACTTTGTTCTGTGGAACTCGATGCATCGTCGGCGGCAGTGCTCAGTTCTATGCTGTTGTCCTGTTTCGCTTCAAGGGATCTATCGGCGACCAATGCTTCTGCTCGGGGGGCATCGTTGTCAATAGTAGCTTCATTTTCTGATGATGGCTTAATTTCAAACCTTTTTTCTGGTTTTGATGGTGCCGTGGCCTTTAATAGCCGTTTATTGTTTATTACTCGTATACGTTGCGCCTTGCGCTTTGGATGCAAATTAACTGTTGGGCTGGACAGTACAAAATTATTGGTAGGCTTAAACTTTGGGGCATATGTTGTGGGTTCGTCTATGCTATCAAAAGTAGCGGCTGTAAAGCGTGAACGGCCACGTTGGTTAGCCTGTGGCTGCGGTTCTTGAATCGATGTCAAGGATAGCGTGAGATTTAAAGGCGCTGTGCTCCGTGGGACAGTTTGTGTAGTGGTTTGAGGTCTAATGGTGCTGAGAATTAAATCACTGACGCTGAAATTACGAGGGACTCCTGCAATCGTTGAGAAGCTTTTCAAGGGCTTGTGTGTAGTCTGCATTAAAGGAACAGATGCAGAACCATGAGTTATCATATATCGGGATCTGTGAGGACTTTGGCGTTCTTCATGTAGCAAATTTTCCAAACTTTTGTAAGGCGACACGAAACGCATTGAGGGATTGGCAGTAACTCGATTAAGAGTATCTTTGAAATTGCTGACACGTGCAGTAAAAACTGAGGGTTTTGTAGTAACACTGAACCTTTCTGGAGTGGTTGCGACTGTTATAGGAGTTGTAGACTTAATAGTTTGCTGTTGAATTGTTGGTCGTCCATTGCGCCAAATTCGTAATGGTGGTGCATATGTCGTGGGGACGATATTTACAAAAGTTACCGAATCAATAGTTGTTGAAATAGGAGGTGCTGGTGTTAATGTAACTTCATTATAGTCAGACAATAATCCATTTTCTTTCTCTGGTTGTTCAACGTTTAGCCTGTATCCTGTGTATATTCCAGGATAGTCATTATTAGTTCTCGTGGTGCTCGAACCGTCTATTATTTCATCCGGTGTACTTCTATCTTTCGGCACTTTGAAGCTTTGCGGAGCTATATCAGACTGCACGAAGTTTTGTATTCGCCTACCAGGCTTAACCGCCGGAATTAATTCGCTTGaatttgcatactttaggaCATTCTTGTTGGCATATTCCAAGTTTTCAGAAGGACCTTTCACAAGGTTTCCTTTGGGACTGGTGCCATATGCTGCCGCATTGATAAAGTCCAAAAACCTAGGAGACGTGCTCGTTTCGAATGAACGACTCCGGCTAGTGGGAGCTTCCGCTGTCTGTATATGCACAAATTGACTTTCATCCGATATCGTCTCAATATTTTCAATTCTACTCGCGTTTATGTTGTTAACTGTTTTGAccaattgtttgtttgttaagGGTAAGACTGAGGACGAGTTTACAATTTCGGCCCTACTTTGGTTGCTTGCCACAAAGCTGACCAACGACTTGGCTAAAGTTTGCAGTTTTGATTTAAGAAAGGGATTGGTGTTATAGCTAGTGGGAATAGAAGTTGGTGTATTGTGTTTTGGTTGTACTGTAGTATTTGATGTACTGGGTCCAGGGACGTTGCTTGacttaaatttgtttataccactataattttttttttcatgcgTTTTTGAGCTGTTGAAGAGATGTGTATTGGATAAAagacaataataataataataataatattgttaGTAACTTAAGTGAGTTTGGATTCTCTAATGTTTAACGCTCTAACGACCTATACTTTTGGTTCTCGCGCATTTggaaatttattattttaacatttttaatatcagaacgtcagaaatattttaattataatagCTCGCAACAGATTAGTAAAGGTGGTTTAATAATGTCTAAAAATGTTATCCATTCATGTCATTGATTtagatcaatttgtttttgtgtgaaGTATCATGCTCAtgcgaattttttttttttgcgaccTATAACGCTTAGATAGTTAAATAAGAACATGCAATAAAATTGGCTGAAAATTGTTCTTGCATCGTACTAACACTAATTTATAAGAAATTCAGCCTATGAAAAGAACTTCagactaaacaaaaaatatttaaactgtTTGTATTCATGAGTGgattcgtgtgtgtgtgtgtgtgtgtgtgtgtgtaatgttTAAGCCAATTTATACGAAAACTGAGGTAATGACACTTGCTGAATTGAATCTTTGGATCAGActtacacatatgtatgtttaaatGAATGGCGATTTAAAAATACCTTGATAATTTGGATGTTGATgtcggtggtggtggtgtcggggttgttgtttttgaagGGGGACGTGTAACCTTAACAGTTGGTGGGGCGATAGAACTCTTTGTCGTACTGCTGCTTGCTACTGACGTTGATTGTGTAAATGTGGGTGGAGTCGTGTTTAACTTGTTTGTAGAATCTACTATGTTGGCAATTAAATTATCGTTATCCGTGTCCAAGGAAGGTTTCTTTTTAACTGGAGTACGCTCGCTTTGCAAATAGTCCTCAGACAAGCCGTATATGTATTCCGCAGAGCTAGAGTAGCTATAATCAGCTTCCTCAAATTCCGCTGATGGACTTGGAGTAGTTAGAGTACTGTAGTAATTACGAGCATCATAATCTGGACGTGTTGTTGTGGGCGTGGTGCGCGCTTCTAATCTCTGTATAGTCACCTGTTTCGGTCTGATAGATAAACGTATTGTGGTTTGGTGTATTGTGTTTGCAAAAGTATTTTCTGAAGGAAGCGTATAATGATGGAAGCTGATCTAAGTGTTGTGGATTTGTATTGTAACTATgtgagtgcgtgtgtgtgatcGTATTTCAAGTAGCTAACCAGCAATCTGATCTTGGGActgatttttaatttaatttatctgATATGTTCTCTGATTTGATGAGTTATGCCCAATTTCGATGAGCAATTCAACTTATGATGTATGATTTCAAAACGAAAGCTTTTGCTAAATTAAAAGTGTAATCGCATTAATTACTTGATAATTTACTCACCTCTGGGGCGTACGCGTTGGCTGGTCATAGGCATTTTCATGTTCGATCTAATGAATCAACAATAATTATTAAGATGTAAAATGTCGGTTACTAGGAATTATTACCTGAGCATTAACGTCCTCATCGTAGTCCGTACTATATCTCAAGGTGGGCTCGTTGTTATAAGACGGTTTTTGCGATGGCGTCGGTGATGCAAATTGTTCCAACGGACGATACGTTGATTGTGATGGCTGCGGGCGTAGAGCGGTCTGATAGGCTGAGGGTGGGGGCCGTTGTtctttctgctgctgctgctgctgctgctgctgctgttgttgataCTCAATGTCCCTGTATAAATCAATGTCGTCGTCATAAACAGAATAATATGATGGATCATAGGGATTTGGGACTGATTGTGCTTGCTGTTCTGGTTgatgttgtttctgttgttgagGTTGTTGAAATGGTGttggctgctgttgttgggACTGTTGTAACTGGTAGCCGCTCCCTTGATTATATATGGTTGATGAGGCATTGTAGCTATTACGGTTAGATGCCAACAGAGCCACCTGGCCTTGTGGCGTTGGCTGTACAAAAATATTAGCAGATGTTGGCGTCCCAAGTCCCGATGACGGTGAAGATGATTCAACTCTGTACACATTGTTCGTGATTGTGTGATTATTTACATTGTCAAATATGCATAcacatatttaaaatttatatatatcgtAGTTATAGTATAATAAAGAGAGGAAAATAATTATGAtgaaataaaaccaaaaaatatcaTTAAACCTTTTAGTACTGTGAAAATTGATGAGGTTAGAACAGATAAAACTGAAGTTAGCGAAGCCCAGTCtataaaataattgtttaGTCAACTGTACATCATTGGCGAGTTCAATTCGTTAAAATCACATAATTAAGGGTCAGAACGTAAGGAGTATCGCAGGACTGCCAGTGGACGTGGGGTGTAAGTAGATGGtagattcaaaaaaaatatatatatatatttgtaattttatatatttgtatgtacatatgtgtatgtagtTGTTGGGTATTTCtgttatttataataattctTGGGTGGTTGTGTAGCGGCACAAATAAATTGATCAGCGTTTTATGAGGCACCTATTATAGCTACCTGTGTCTTTCGGAACTCAAGTTGACATGGATTGAGTTTAATTGTAGACCGCCTAAGCTGCTTTGCTTCCCATTTCCTTGCAATGAGTTACTTTCGGTCTTCAATCGTTCTGTTGTGTTGTCTATTATGGGGTCAACTGAAGGAGTAACTGTCCATTTTTGCTGCCCGCGCTGCCTTTGCGGCCGTACGGTGTAACGCCCACGAATCGGAGCAGCCGTCgtacttgttattgttgcgTTAAAAGTCTGTCTATTATTCTCAGATATTGAGGTAGACGAAGTCGACTCATGTAGTAAAGGTAGCCGATGTTTAAGTTCCTGGAATATGTCACTGGGGAAGGTAATAATGGGAGGCACACCAATTCCAGAACTTGAGTTTTTTAATCGTGAAAAGTTATGGAAAGGGCGCCTTGTTGTTGTAGCTTCCATGAAGCCTGTTTGAAAATTGGTATGCGAAACTTCGGGTTTTACAagtgttggtgttgctgtggGGAGTTGCTGACGTGGTGGCGCCATAGTCTCCGACATGGGCATATAGGGCGGCATTTTCGATGGGGGCAATATTTCTATGTCTTCCTCATAGTCCTCATCGTAGTAGTCAATATTTTTCAATGTGCTTGAGTTGATTTCTGTTGAAGTAGTTTTAAATGTTGTTGGTGTCAGAGCCGTTGATCTGGTATTCTGTATATCAATTTGCTTTTGAATGCCCTTTATAAAGCTTTCATAGCCCTTCAATGCTTGcgttgttgttggtgtgcTGGAAGTAGCCACGGTGGGCTTTGGCTTTGCTTTTAATGGAGTTGCTGATGTAGACCCAATTGGTATGGGTTTCGATGTTACCCGTTGTGGCTGTGGGCTTGATTTAGTGCTGTTGGTAAGTGGCCGACGAATTACTAATGCATTTTTAACATTGTTATTTCCATCGCTGCTTACTTGCTTAAAATACCTAATAAGCGGATTGATTGCAGGATTTACACTGGCAATATCGCTGGCTTTTAAGTTTTTCATAAACTCATTTATgttgaattgaaaatttgctgTCAAAGGCTTTGAGGTAGTCGATGGAGATGTGGGAATCGCTGTAGAACTGATCGACTTTGTGAAAGTCTGATAGGATTCGGGCAAGGTAATATTGTTTGCGTAAGTGATGCCCACCGGTAGGTGTGAAAATTCTCGGAAAGGTACCTGCTGCAACGTATTAGGCTTTTTATAGGCCAAGTTCGGAGCCGAgacaatatttatatttggcGTTACTTGCAACGGTGTGACCGGTGGTCGCACCTTGACTGGAACGTGTTCTATTTGATTTGGTGCTGACGTTGTGTATACGCCCTTCATCTTTTGGTTGGCTATAATATTATACTGGAAGTAGTTGCTTTCTGTTGTGCTTTTTTGTTCAGCAGATGTTCCGATACTGTAGTGGGAGATCAGTTTACCAGCTTGATTATTATAAAAACCACCCATTGTGCTGAAATGGGCTTGATTATTTGGGTGCGATGTTGATGGATAAAAGTCGAAAGGTGTTTGCGCTGTTGTAGCAGGTTTTGGAGCTACTCGTTGATTATCCAGATGAAAGTACGCAAAATTTTCTGTTTGTAAGTGCTTGCGTCGTTCTTTTAACTCCTTTAATTGTTGTATGAGATAGGGCAGCAGATCTCCTCTGTTTCCTTGCAATGTGGGTGTTCTTGGAGTGCTAGAAACTAAGCTCGCAGCACCATAGTAGTTTCCTGCAATTGGTCGAAAATCGTCTTCTAAGGGTGGCGGTGGTAAAGAGAGATTGTATCCCGTATATACTAATTTGGGCTTTTGATACAATGATGGAATTTGTTGGTGAGGGTATCCTTGATAGGCGGGATTTTGTTGATTATAGTTATGAGTATTGCTGGGCGGTGTAAGATACGGATTGAAATTTCCAAAGCTAAAAGCATTTTGCTGGGGATATGATTGTGGATCTACCGAGCGGTAGTGATTTCCTGGCTGTTGCCCTGGCCAATTTACAGACTCATGCGCCGGGTATCGTAATTGGCGGGGTTGCCGTTTGGACTCACCCGTGGCCACATCTCCCTCCATGCTGGCCGCATCCTCTTCCACGTCTTTGTCCTCTTCCGAATCTACATACTTAAATTCCATTGCTCTATTATTGCTGACATCGGTTTTCGCGATTTTCGAAGAGAATTTTATTGTCTTTATTTCAATGGTCACAGGCTTGTTATATTCATCTTCGTCCTGAATCGAGGATTTTATTGAATTATCAGAATATATTAACTCTCGGGAAGAGTTTGAACTACTAAACGTTTCTGCAGTTTGGTTCATGTTTCTGGGTGTAGTCCTTTCTTCTGATGGACTACTAATATCACGTCGTTTACGTAGTCGATTGTGGGAAAGTTCGAGTTTATTTGTCACGTCATCGTTTAAGCTTTCGCTGTTTACGTACAGTTTTTGGCCAAAAGCGGTACAGTCGATTGGTGTTGTAATATAGATTTAAAGATAGTGCAGAATGCAATGTATGAGAGAAAAGAGTGGGTAATGTGATAAGTTGCAGagaatttgaattcaattttttcaGAGATAAGATAGCATCAAAATTAGTTCAgataaagcgaaaaaaaatgaaaagaactCTAGCAAGTTAGTATGCTCACCGATATGCAGTTCCAAAGGCGTATGAGCCAATCTTTCCCGATTGAGGTATGGCGTTTAAACTAGCTTGCTGTAAAATGCCATCTCGATCTCGCTGAACCTGATTGACGGTACTCGGCTGACCGCGGTAGACACGCTGCTGGCGATCACTCTCCTCTTCCTCAAGCGGCGGAAGCGTCTCTTGTGCCTCAGCGTATAACTAGAACaaacatataaaataaaacaatgaTAACTCCTTATCAAAAACCAATCTTTTTTTTACCTTTGCAATATCTTCCTGTGAGTCTACTAATTTCGGCTGTCCTCTCGATGTTACGACTGGATTGGGTGGTACCCGAAGCTCCGGTGGTGGAGGTATATGCTCTACTTGTGCTTGTATGATTTGCGGTGGGGAGCGGTGATATTGGGGCGGAACTGTAGGTGCTTTTGAGGACGGAGAGGCGGCTGGACTTGAAAAAGCTGCCCCAAAGCGGACTCGACTGGGAACATGTTGTTGTGTCTGAGCGTGAGCGGGGCCGCGCTCAGTAGAGGTGTCCACCACCTCACAGCCCACGTTTCGTGGCCAGTCGCACGTTTGAAGCTCGTGTGAGTACATCAAACCACCAGTGCAACTCTCAAGTAGAGCACcaccaaaaacacaaacataGTATTGTGTGCAATCCGTTGGGTGTGGGTAATAGCCGAATTCCTCTGGACAGTCAAAGCTGATTCCACTGGAGCTAGTTGGCTTAACATTTGTACCAAAACTTCGGGAACTTGTGATTCGTGAGGACCGTTTACTTTGAGCTGTTACCATTTCTGCCAAATATAagaacaaagaaaataatatcTATCATTAAAATGTGTACGATAAAAACTTGAGGGGCATACTTATAACGACAAGCCGAATGATATTTTCAATGCTTATACGTATGCTTATACCTTGTATTTAGTTGGCAAGTGACGAAATTGCAAATGACGTTCCTACTAAAGAATTTGCAAAATTGTTGCTCGCTAGTTATTCCCCATGGACAGCCCTGAAGACTTACCCAAGATTGTCAAgattgggtttttttttttaaccgaATGGACATCGGTtctgctgttgatgctgatgaagaatgcatattttttttgtggggtacatacattttggcacCTTTAACGTATAATTTCCCCCTATCGGTGCATtgcataaaaaacaaaaaactaaataaaagtGGAAACACTTTACATCTATACTTTTTCTATCCTAGGTCACAGAAAACACTATGAACCGTGTTTGATACTACCATACAAACAATTGATGCTGTTTCCCACAATCAGAAAAATAACCATTAGATTCAGTTTGACAAAATATAACATACTGTGGGAAAACAACAACTATGTTAACAGGCTATCAAATTAAACTAGGCTAAGTGTAAATTAGCTTGGAGTTTCAGAGTTTCCGTCCGGGTATTATTTGCTCTAAGAAATGTTGTGTGCCTTTGTATTGCTAGAAACCCTGTTTTCTAATACTCACTTTCCAGTAATCGTGTCAAGGCTGCCCGAGGAAATCTAGTTAGCATGCAGTGGCGACGGCACGCTCCACAAATTGTGTAATTAACAGTCACAGTTGTAGTCTGAGGTCTTCAACTGACAACTTCGCACTGCAATGACCGAGTCTGAGTGATATACTGCGGTGGTGGTGCACAATGAAAGCTAATCACGTGCCATCGGCGGTTGGCCATGCAAAAGCCAAGATTCGCCATCAGCACTAGCTTGGATgacatttgtatttgtattagCCAGCGTCGCAGTTGCCACGGCATATTTGCTGATTGTTTGttacttattttttgttggcttgTTTTCTTGCATTTTGCTATTGTGTTGTACTTTCTGCTCCACTGAACaaacaatatacatatgtttgtatgtacatatatactatagtCAATGTATCCGTAaacttatacatacattactTGGCCACAGCCATAGCTAGAGCTTGTCTTGAGCTGTTATGCAATGTTCAGTAATTCGGCCATAAGGCTGATTGGCTTTTTTGCAAGTTTGCATAGAGCTTGTCATTTGCTTTCGTTAGTTTTTTGTCGTTTAAAATAAGTGCAGTGTATTACGgtgtttttattaatacatacatacacacataccccaataaataaatatcaattgGATAACCATAAACAAAAGTGGTGTCAAAAGGTGCTTAAAGTCACAATGATGCATTCCATTAACAAGAAATTGT is drawn from Drosophila willistoni isolate 14030-0811.24 chromosome 2R unlocalized genomic scaffold, UCI_dwil_1.1 Seg167, whole genome shotgun sequence and contains these coding sequences:
- the LOC6646576 gene encoding mucin-5AC isoform X3 — its product is MLQLRRRATSTTADMEFSTQRMSLFWMVGLCLLLSKTEMVTAQSKRSSRITSSRSFGTNVKPTSSSGISFDCPEEFGYYPHPTDCTQYYVCVFGGALLESCTGGLMYSHELQTCDWPRNVGCEVVDTSTERGPAHAQTQQHVPSRVRFGAAFSSPAASPSSKAPTVPPQYHRSPPQIIQAQVEHIPPPPELRVPPNPVVTSRGQPKLVDSQEDIAKLYAEAQETLPPLEEEESDRQQRVYRGQPSTVNQVQRDRDGILQQASLNAIPQSGKIGSYAFGTAYRESLNDDVTNKLELSHNRLRKRRDISSPSEERTTPRNMNQTAETFSSSNSSRELIYSDNSIKSSIQDEDEYNKPVTIEIKTIKFSSKIAKTDVSNNRAMEFKYVDSEEDKDVEEDAASMEGDVATGESKRQPRQLRYPAHESVNWPGQQPGNHYRSVDPQSYPQQNAFSFGNFNPYLTPPSNTHNYNQQNPAYQGYPHQQIPSLYQKPKLVYTGYNLSLPPPPLEDDFRPIAGNYYGAASLVSSTPRTPTLQGNRGDLLPYLIQQLKELKERRKHLQTENFAYFHLDNQRVAPKPATTAQTPFDFYPSTSHPNNQAHFSTMGGFYNNQAGKLISHYSIGTSAEQKSTTESNYFQYNIIANQKMKGVYTTSAPNQIEHVPVKVRPPVTPLQVTPNINIVSAPNLAYKKPNTLQQVPFREFSHLPVGITYANNITLPESYQTFTKSISSTAIPTSPSTTSKPLTANFQFNINEFMKNLKASDIASVNPAINPLIRYFKQVSSDGNNNVKNALVIRRPLTNSTKSSPQPQRVTSKPIPIGSTSATPLKAKPKPTVATSSTPTTTQALKGYESFIKGIQKQIDIQNTRSTALTPTTFKTTSTEINSSTLKNIDYYDEDYEEDIEILPPSKMPPYMPMSETMAPPRQQLPTATPTLVKPEVSHTNFQTGFMEATTTRRPFHNFSRLKNSSSGIGVPPIITFPSDIFQELKHRLPLLHESTSSTSISENNRQTFNATITSTTAAPIRGRYTVRPQRQRGQQKWTVTPSVDPIIDNTTERLKTESNSLQGNGKQSSLGGLQLNSIHVNLSSERHRVESSSPSSGLGTPTSANIFVQPTPQGQVALLASNRNSYNASSTIYNQGSGYQLQQSQQQQPTPFQQPQQQKQHQPEQQAQSVPNPYDPSYYSVYDDDIDLYRDIEYQQQQQQQQQQQQKEQRPPPSAYQTALRPQPSQSTYRPLEQFASPTPSQKPSYNNEPTLRYSTDYDEDVNAQIEHENAYDQPTRTPQRPKQVTIQRLEARTTPTTTRPDYDARNYYSTLTTPSPSAEFEEADYSYSSSAEYIYGLSEDYLQSERTPVKKKPSLDTDNDNLIANIVDSTNKLNTTPPTFTQSTSVASSSTTKSSIAPPTVKVTRPPSKTTTPTPPPPTSTSKLSSSKTHEKKNYSGINKFKSSNVPGPSTSNTTVQPKHNTPTSIPTSYNTNPFLKSKLQTLAKSLVSFVASNQSRAEIVNSSSVLPLTNKQLVKTVNNINASRIENIETISDESQFVHIQTAEAPTSRSRSFETSTSPRFLDFINAAAYGTSPKGNLVKGPSENLEYANKNVLKYANSSELIPAVKPGRRIQNFVQSDIAPQSFKVPKDRSTPDEIIDGSSTTRTNNDYPGIYTGYRLNVEQPEKENGLLSDYNEVTLTPAPPISTTIDSVTFVNIVPTTYAPPLRIWRNGRPTIQQQTIKSTTPITVATTPERFSVTTKPSVFTARVSNFKDTLNRVTANPSMRFVSPYKSLENLLHEERQSPHRSRYMITHGSASVPLMQTTHKPLKSFSTIAGVPRNFSVSDLILSTIRPQTTTQTVPRSTAPLNLTLSLTSIQEPQPQANQRGRSRFTAATFDSIDEPTTYAPKFKPTNNFVLSSPTVNLHPKRKAQRIRVINNKRLLKATAPSKPEKRFEIKPSSENEATIDNDAPRAEALVADRSLEAKQDNSIELSTAADDASSSTEQSADIGDRSSVKFLYSNKYRQQMAERTLADSLQNAGYITAVSGRNHKFRTANVLEQLQQFLSGSGSDSNESGSSQFVNEFSVPEIRAAVDEIKQLYIPTTTTTLRPSTFSPSPSQPSRSSSKLIPNQSKTHFTSSTLNVLVTDPIPTPTSTLSTSNITTVKIPPIITTTTISTTIIPNVFAPATTRASRVNNVIKSSIAAAAVHPSSSLPTTLSSNQLQKPAVRANKFQYGFPTTNNNNYQLSNNNNHNKNVAPTSANAAASASVKCSDSILSPKCNEIPSRNSNRNRGSSTYSQDRDAVPVSTPNRGTHPPRTRPTLKPSGTIVSKAQEFVDIYRYPPTRPDPLYPQPTPDKTAAKCRKDVCLLPDCYCGGKDIPGELPVDKIPQIVLLTFDDSVNDLNKQLYTDLFEKGRVNPNGCPITATFYVSHEWTDYSQVQNLYSDGHEMASHTVSHSFGEQFSQKKWTREIAGQREILAAYGGVKLADVRGMRAPFLSVGGNKMYKMLYDSNFTYDSSMPVYENRPPSWPYTLDYKIFHDCMIPPCPTRSYPGVWQVPMVMWQDLNGGRCSMGDACSNPSDADGVTKMIMKNFERHYTTNRAPFGLFYHAAWFTQPHHKEGFIKFLDAINAMPDVWIITNWQALQWVRDPTPTSRINSFQPFQCDYSDRPKRCNNPKVCNLWHKSGVRYMKTCQPCPDIYPWTGKSGIRSSRIDNDVEETAA